Within the Cydia pomonella isolate Wapato2018A chromosome 3, ilCydPomo1, whole genome shotgun sequence genome, the region CACGCCGGACACGCTGGACCGCTCGGGAGCTATGCACCACGCACTCGACTCCCGTGCCGCAGCTGATATGGGCTACGCTCGAATTGTACCTCTCTCGCCAATTTCTGTCGGTAATTAATCTTTAAAAGTACTTGCATTTTGTAATGAGTCCATAAGTTTAGTGTTTGCGACTGCCTAACAGAAACCTGTCACCGAAAACTAGTGGAATATtactaaatatgtacctaacccTCCATTACTATATTATTGTATTAGTTATCTTactttgtaattaattatgccTAAATTGAACTTAATGtgacagtgtatgattaatatataccaaataaaatctatctatctatctacttaTCTCATTTCTTTTGTTGTCGAGATAAACTTGCCTATTACACAAATAGAGTCaggccaagataagttggcagcaattttaaTAGCCCgcacagtgcaagtgttattttgaacgtcaaacatctatgaaagtATGGCGTTTACTTAAcccttgcacaggctgggctatcaaaatcgctgccaactcaGCTTGGCCTGATTCTATCAAGTTATTacactttacagtacatacaaGTAGGCATAATAATCAAGAATTGCAAACCCATTGCATCGTTTACAGATGTAGTGGGCTACGAGTACGAAGGTGTTGCGTACGGCGACGAGGCAGACCGGTTCACGCTGGTGCCCTCCACGCCCGTGGCGCCCGGCGGAGCGCCCGCGACGCGCGCCCGTCACGCCTCCGACGGGGACATCCTGGGGCCCGCGCCGCGCCCTGAGTCTGGTGCCTTCTCTGGTCAGTACCAAAAATGTCAGGACAGGGCGGTCAGGAACGTGTTCTGGGCGTACGCCCTGATTCTGTACAGAATTCTTGGTGAATGCAGTCAGTATCCACGGAAGATTAAGATCAGTGTAAAATTTCCATTCATTATTCAGTGTATATTTGCATGTAAAATACCCACAGAAAATATTTCTGAAACTCTTATACTTTATTGTAATTGGCCTTAAACCTTTCACATAGCTAAATAAAAAGACCACACTCCTACTTACTAGGTAACAGTTAGCAGATCTGTAATACTAGCACGGGAGGGGCACGACAGTATGTCACCCGCGAGATGAAACGGGACTCTAATGAAAGACCAAGACTATATAGACTATAGAGTctatctcgcgggcgagatactgtcgctaGCCCTACTAAGTCGTTACGTGAAAGTACGTGGGCTTCTTTTAACACTCAATAATTGACGTTGGTTTAGAGAGCGACGTGGACTTGGAGCAGCGATTGGCCCTGCAGGCTGAGGAACTTCAAGAGCACGAGGAGTTTGGGGAACAGAAACCGCAGACAGCACTGTGCTTTACACGCACCGACCGCCGCGAAACTGCAATATAATGCGATAAAATATGGGACGCAATATATGTCATTTAAAATCGTACTTTCTGCTATATTATATGATAGATTTAACAAAAACATTGCCGGTGAAACAAGAATAAGTATCACCGCAATGTGTgtgtttcaatacaatacaaattaatttcAACCGAATGTCGGAGAATCAAAAATCTTCACGTTTTTCAGCCACGTAGCGGAGGCACGATTAGGCAcgtgctacggcgtagcacgtATCGTAGCACGGATTGCTTAGCAGTGAAAGTGTAGCATGCCAAtgcgaacgtacactgacatcagaatgatatttgaatcatgttatttagttatcgtacaTACGTCCAATACATGTAGGTAcaagtacgagtgaaatgcacgaTGACTAAATAACATTATTCAAATGTCattcagtgtacgttcgaattgttAATCTGAGTTTTCATGTTAGAGGGTTATCTATATCTATGTCCTTATTTGTTTTTGGAACAAGTTGATTGTTATTGTTGTTCTGGTCCTGTATAACAGTCAGCGCTATTTTAATCGCGATATTTCATTGGCGGGacacaatacatataaatatcattGACCAAGCTTCTCTgaactatatttttatacaaaatatgtcTAGTGTTATGAGAACACAATAAGACCCATTGGCTTAAAAAAACCTAATCATAAGTAACTGTGGCAAGGTCACTAAATACGAAAtgcgtaaaaataatttaaagagatagatatacatatattctaCTTAATCGTGTAATTAAGAGGATAGGCCACGGCCTCTTcaccgtacaaacgtagtccccattttcctctctggatattgacataatggaaaacgtttttacatattttgatagCTTTGCCTCCGATAGATGCCTCCACGAAATTATGGGCGTTCATTGGTCTGACTGTGATCCTTAGGCATGCCGATGTCGCTGGAATAGAGGCCTACCTAAAGTACCTAATGAGACAGCAGCTACCATGGTGCGGTGGCGTCTCCTGCATATCCCGAGACCGAGTCGCGAAACGCATCTTCTACTGCGAACTGCAAGAAAACGCAAGCAAAGCGGCCAGTTCTTGTTGTTCAAAGATGTGTTAAAGCGACATATGAAGAGAAATCACATAGTGCCAATGAAAAGGAAAAGTCTATAGCCAGTGACCGTCCACGtaggaggcatattgtgcagacgcaggTCCGTCTGTTTGAAGCTAAGTGGCgcacagaactcgacgctaagcgAGACGAGCTAAAAGCCAGCCCACCTGTAGCCATACTTAACAATTATGCTGGAGTGGTGCTGACTCACAGCGAGTGTCGTCgcacatttgctgcaaaaattggctatatcagtcacctgagagcgcaccagcgacgctttcagcggtagaacgcagtcgctgtggccgaaaacggctaggagatgatgatgaaatTTATGAACCATAGATAATCCCCTGTGTTTGACTTTCTTCGatttgtttaagtatttgtgtaaaaattaggagcaagaaatagatttcatacaatttcttaaatttctcttttttataataattaaagattTGTAAATAATCAAACATaggagcatagctgtggttgatacaCAACAaactatgtcaaaatatttttaataatgataataagtatctagagaggaaaaggAGAACAGCGTTTCTAGGAAAATATGGTTTCGGGGCGGATGTGGCCTATCCTCTTAATAAAAGTAGGTATACCCAGCTAGTTTTTGCTAAACTGGCGGATAGGCTCTAATTTGTTGCGATTTTTAATGCCGTTATTATTCGAGTGTCCTAAAATCCTAAATATTGCCTATTTTAAATAGCCAATGCACAAAAGAAATGCATTTTAATTGTTGCAAATATGTATTATGggaattaaataggtatttaggAGGTTAAATAGGGTAGGTTAAGTAGGGTGCCCATTTGCATGTCTAACCTTGTAACacattaggggtcatccattgaTTACATCACACGtctagggggagggagggggtcaagaaaatgtgacatgttgtgacaaggggaggggggagtcaccaactttgtgacgtcactttaatcATCGTCATCATCGTCAAAAAATCATCggtaattgatttatttactttttcaatttttattggttgtaaagttaaataatgagtttttggaacgatattcgtttaattttctttcctaatcggttttgtgttataaaattactaataatacttttaaaaataattttataaaatattaatactagccaattcgaaaaatgtgacgtcacaccaggggggggaggggtttgccaaatgtgaccaagtgtgacgaggagggggggaggggtcaacaaacctagaaattcgtgtgatgtaattaatggatgaccccttatgTGTATAAGTAATTATGGAAACGAGTACAGAGTAAAGAAAATAACTCGAGGCATTGATGACATCGgaaattatacaccgtgggccaattaaacccgacagattttaaccacgcattcctgaggtcataaggagcaaaaaatgttatatgagttttggccaaattcgccaaaaaaaaaattttatttttgccgaaaaaaaaaaatccttttgcgttttctgcacacgacacgttatttatttttacaccttggtgaaaaaaaaatcattacaacgaataagtaaagttttttttttatttacagacgaaaattgcgagtttactttaaaactttaataactaaaccaagtcacagtggcagcgtcacagctaaaaaggcgtttttgactaagttataaaagaaacaaattttcacagaaattgtcattatctctaaaacaagaccgatttcagaaaacattgtacgacattttagtctctaaatgcggtcaagaatacacctttgaaatctgtcgggtttaattggcccacggtgtatataaataGTAAGTATAATGAATCATTCAGTCATCATAGAGTTAAGTCAATTTGAATTGAGGCACGTTTGTTGAGATTATTTTCTTCACGTGTATacattgtgtcattcacgaagacgcgggccttgtctcgtaatgtcatgttataaaagttagatttgacaaatctgcgcgtcatcggtgatgacacgaactatacttgCGTACTCGTAGGTGTTCTACATGTATTACATTTTCATCAGTTGTACCTAAGGCTCAATCACATTAGTTAGGTCAATTAGTTTTGCAATTAAGATTTACAGAAACGTTCTTGGGCCTTTTGATGTAGCTATCATTATTGACATTGCctactattttaaaattaataaatttggtTTTCAGTTAATTTcctttttaattgattatttaataACCCAACCTACGAAGTTTCACTTATCCTTATACCTATTTagcccatgtttttttttttagatactcttaggtaccaatatttttttgtaactgACTGTTTTTAAACACATCATTACCTGCCTTGTAGTATTTGCAGTTATAATCATAACGCCAATATAACAAATATAGGCAGGGCAGAGGCTGCGTATTTTATCAAGGTAAGGTAGAAAGAAATGTATTAcaacaaaatgaaacaatacgagatttttattcctttatttttttataaacagtgTCAAGTTATTTAGTCGATTAGAATACTGTCAAAATATCACAACTTCGACTCAGGACGCAAGGCATGAACCactacatttattaattttattatgaacCCTAGAGGCTAACCATTAGGCTCAATATTGCAaaataacccccttattcataaacgtgtactaaagttacgatgccgctgatcatcgtttgtccctttccatcatatcaatacgtcggaaagggacaaacgatgatcagcggcatcgtaactttagtacacgtttatgaataagggggtaaatgtttaCTGATTCCTGACTATTTAACGACATCGGCATTATTTATGTCAATAATTTGCAGTGGCGACGCGTCGCTTATAAGATAAAGTTATCTTGACATAGGCAATAATCCGGTGAAATCGAGTTCTTTGGACGCGCTGCCACATAAGTTGATATATGGATTAGCTAAAGACGCTTAGCATGGCAAGTGTAGTGCCTTTCCATTGTAATGACTAATGAGCCAAGGAAAAGTTTTTTAACAGTTCGGTTTACTTCAGAATACTTGTACAGGTAGTTACTATGGTGTTAGCATGGTAcaaacttattaattattaaaaatatatattatagtaaatATAATGTACAAGTTTACAAGTAATTTTTTCATCGCTATTTTATgataagtttaatatttaaatacgatATAAATATTAGGATACATTATGCATTTTAAAAGCGgatataagtacttaacttTTAATAACACGATAATATGCATAGTTCATTGATATAACATGGTACACGATAAACAGattatattcaatttttttatagacaTTTACAAAATATAGACAACGTTACAATATTGCAAAAATCACAACTATCAAAATTTTGGCTTTACCTTATTAACTAGATAATAGTAACATACTTAATTATCATATCTAAgacttaatttaaataacaaaatgaccGAGCTAAATACATAAACAATGTCAATACCACCTCAACGTAGCGTGCTAGCACCTTAACCGCGAAACACATTACTACTGTCACTGAAAAGAGCGTGTCAAATAGAAGCAGTACTACACACCTTAGAACATACCTACTAACATTTACATAACAGATTACACATTATACAGCTAAAAGAAACACTACGCGTCCTTTCATAGCATACCAGTACAAATGAAATCCAATCTCTATCCGTTAGGTCAGGCTCAGATAGGAAGCGTTCTTAAAATGTTTGTGTGAATGCGTTTTATCGTTATAATACCTATCGGGTAAGGGTTAAAAGTTTTGCCAGTTTCATCAGTAACATAAAGTGAGTTTACACAAATAGTTGGTCCAACATACATACGCTTTCATCAGTCTTAGAACACCAAAATATGAATAAGTAGTTCGAGTAGGTGTGTGAGTCATACACAGCAATTATAAGTAGGTTCTTGTATCTTCAAAGTTGAGAGCTATAAAGCCTAATTTTCCGATTGAATCCTTGTCCGTCTGTATATAACCCTTGAGTAATTTGACAGGCATACTCGTAAGAAGGATTTTGATTTGCGCTAAATTAGTCGATGTGTTTATAAGAAGAAATGTTAttcaaacaaaattatttttttcgtctTCTTTTCACAGACACCAACCGTTCATCATTAGAAACTAACTAATGAAGTATATAGGTACGAATATGTCGCTTTATTTCAACCAAGTAGCACATACATTATGCTACATTCAGCACCAGtaagtacagatgtagtgaacaaTCCGTCGCCATCGTATTTACTCGGAAACGCACAGATACTCGTAGGTGCAAGCGTTTGTGCGTTTCTGTGTAAATACGAATGCTACtcgtattgggaccgtgcgaagtgcatggtgggggtaagtaaagcgatcccagcgcataaggtggtaaaaatttgaactaactgcggatagcgtctttaacatttcgtacgattatatggctcgaaatgaaactttgatttacgattactcctgaaatattcatttaaattgtatggtgtaagggaccattgtaatctgtatgaaatgcttaatataactaacgtatttattttgataattgttaataatgtatccatgcaAATAGCTTGAACAATCCGTCGCCATCGTATTTACTCGGAAACGCACAGATACTCGTAGGTGCAAGCGTTTGTGCGTTTCTGTGTAAATACGAATGCTACTCGTATTGGGACcatgcgaagtgcatggtgggggtaaataaagcgatcccagcgcataaggtggtaaaaatttgaactaactgcggatagcgtctttaacatttcgtacgattatatggctcgaaatgaaactttgatttacgattactcctgaaatattcatttaaattgtatggtgtaagggaccattgtaatctgtatgaaatgcttaataaactaacgtatttattttgataattgttaataatgtatccatgcaaatagctttgcaaatggcacatattacgtgatctttttctagaagttaagaatggatatagtaagttatccttaaaagatagacatttcacatcgcggacttttttgtagacctatgaatgagaaacaaccccaccatacattgtgttgttatagctcaaacggattaggcagcgttttcgattaaagctcctagccagcgtgattttttccgacaacatcgttatatttcaaacaatttacacaaaaccttaacaagttatatacttaagccttcctcaagaatcactctattgatagatgaaagtcgtatgaaaatccgttcagtagtttttagttttggagtagttttataagatgtagtgaattgacgttttcccctagaattgcggacactaggttgcgtgacagtcgtgcacgctcccaatactgATGGTAAAGCATTATTCACTACCTATATCTGTAGGTTCTATTGAATTTGAAAACTCGTTAAATTGTGTGACCGATTGTATCGGacaattgaatgagtttttAAATGCAGACACCCACTGGTAAGGCCCTCTGGCAAAGGTGACAAAAAGTTGTAATATTGCAAAACAAGCACAAGTGACCGATATATATATTTGTCACGACTGAAAATTACTTTCATCTAAATGATCCTGGGTGGGATGGTTTACCTGTCAGGTACCGGCGCGATGGCCGGCGGGGGGGACTCCATGCTAGTGCCGGTAGTGGCGGTATCGTCGCTGAGGGTGGCGCCGTCGCTGCCTGACGCCAGCGAcccagcgcgcgcgccgcccgcgccggtgTCCGCCAGCAGGGCCGCGGGCGACGTTGCCGCCGGGAATACGGTGCCCCGCCCGCCGCCACTCGGCAGCTCCTTGCATAACTTTGCCATCGCTGTTGCACTGTCCCTCACCACTGCAACCATACATAAATAAGCTTGGTTATCCAAGACGGTCAGATACTTCTCGTTACATCATTAAGCGCTCTCACAATTACCCTTGCATCAAGAGCTATCGAGACGTTACCATCTAATTGCCTAGTACTTATATTATGAAGTCGTTGATGTAATTGGATGGCAAGGGGTAAATGCTTTACGCACCTGGCTGCACAGGGTAGGCGTCGTTGCGCGCGGGCGTAGGTTGAGCGCGTGAAGCGGGTGCACCACATAATGATTCGTGCTCCGACAGTTCTGTAATATTATCAAAGCAATTTGAAGATAGGTAAGGATAGCAGTTAGCGCGAACAAGAGATTAGTCTCCATTGTATTGTATCAAAAGAATATAGTATTcctattcgacgaccggtttggcctagtgggtagtgaccctgcttacgaagctgatggtcccgggttcaaatcctggtaagggcatttattcgtgtgatgagcattgatatttgttcctgagtcatgggtgttttctatgtatttaagtatttatacatatttatatattatatatatcgttgtctaagtaccgtcaatacaagccttattgagcttactgtgggacatagtcaatttgtgtaataatgtcctataataatatttataatatattatatgcaaTGAGGTATGTGTAGATATCACGATATTTAACCATGAAGACTCATCTTGGAGTCATAAAAGTAACAGTCACCGATTTATAAAATTGATGATTTGCTAACTCTTATATGTAAATATGGTAAGTAGGTTAAagctaacaattttatttaagcaGTATGACATCCCATAAACatgattaggttaggttacagTTACAGCTGCAGTTACTGACCGTTGATCTTCTTGATGCAAAAGTAGAGAAAGTAGCAGCACAGCATAAGCAGCAGCAGCGCTACTCCGGCCAGGGCCACGAAGTACGCCGCCTGCGAGGGGGGCCGGGAGGGAGGCACGCCACCGCCGCGCCCCATCTTGTGGCTAGATTTGCTACACTGAGATAATTCTTTACTGAGCGGTGTAAATGACTGACAGCACGCAAACAGAACAGCGAATAGCTCTGAGAAAGGGAaccttattaattttattatcaggATATCCATGTTTGTTTTTGCATTTCTATAACGATTTGTCGACAGCAAAACTTTGGGCGCAGCAAAATTATATGCGCGCGGAGGACTTTCAAATTGGGCTAGGTAATGTAGAGTTAGAAATATCTACTATTATTAAtatggtaggtacctatatctaaGTGGACTCATATTTGGAAAATTGTGTTAAGTAACCTAAGACCAATGACAATGTGTATGTTGGCCACAGAATATATCAATTAAACATATCTATGTACATACCTCCTTGAGAAATGTTCTGTTCCAGCTCTACTGGTTAACTCTCTTGCCAAACACTCTACTCTTTTAGCCACAACTACTATTATAGTTTCAATAGGTACGAAAAACAATcagtaataaaacatttttatacgtGTGTGACCTACGCCCAGCGACCAGACAACTAATACTTAAAGTAGACGTCACGTTTAATACACCATAGCactataattgtatacatatttggCAAATTTTCTAAAAACGATATTTGCAATCCCAGAGAATTTAATGTGCTCAGAAATTGATATCAAGCCGTCAATGTACTAAAAGGGAGTAAATCGCGGTTTCGACAGGCGCTCAGCTGAAAAGCTGAGTTAGTCCTGTAAGACATTCCCATGATTCCGCCTAAGAACCAGTTTAAATCAGACCTCATGTGACGCGTAGTAGTTGCGTATGTAGAGATCAGACTACATCAGAGATGAAGCCAAATACACGAAAAATGTTGTTAATAGGCAGACAGGACGCGAGACGCGGAGAGCAGGGGACGGCAGACGGCGCAACAAGTGCGCCGCCACTCCGGCGCCAGCCGCGGGGGGTGGCACGGCTAGCGCTGCCTTTTTCTGGAAAATGCTCCCACTGTCAATCTCATAGGATTTACTAGGGCTTAAACTTTTTAGCTTCATGCCAAATTTTACCTAAATCGATTCAGATGTTTAAccgtgaaaaggtaacaaagagACTTACTTAATGGCGGAGCGGTCCAAAattcttggcctccgacacgagtacacgccagttgtctcgatcctgtgcccTCTCCCACCAGTTATCGGCTTGGAGGtcgcgcaagtccgcttcaacagcatcgctccagcgatacctgggacGTCCGATACCAGATACGGCCACGCCAGCAGAGACGGTGAGCGTTTGTCTCGCCGACAATAATGGGTGTAGCCACAAGATCTTCAATCGCGACGTTTTTGCGGAGTCCCAAACTGCCATCTCCTCTTCTCACAGGGCCTAGTATCTTTCGAAGTATCCTCCTTTCTGCCACCAGGAGGAGGATTTTTCATGGCTTATACTTAAGCCCAACTTTTTGACCTTTTCCAGGACTGCAGCGGACTCGGCAATATCTTGTTTCGTTTCTCCAAGTAAGGCTAAATCGTCTGCATACCCTATCACCGCATGCTTCCCATTCAGTTCTAGCCCGATATCTAGTGCAAGCACCTTTCGAACCGCATAttctaaaactaaatttaaaagcATAGGTGACAGGGCATCACCTTGCTTTAGTCTCGTTATACGCGTGAATGCTCTGAGCGTATTCGCATTTCTTCTCCATCAGTAATTTTAGCCCGAACAAAGAGACAGTCAGAATTAATTCCacgtttataatacctattattaCAGTTGTAATGTAGGGCACCAACTTCAAACATATCATTTGGTATGAAATTGAAGTCTGttcaaaaaccggacaagtgcgagtcggactcgcgttccAATGGCAACATCAcgcatttttaataatattatttttgtaggcGTCCGATTAACaaccagcggtggcatcatggttccatttttatcacttgtcactatgccagtcacttttgcgcttacatacttgttagaacgtgacaggcatggtgacaaatgatcaagtgccgaccatcttagccctactgatgtAAGTGACAGAAAGTGCCTTTACGACTATAATAGCTACAAGCATAGATTTTATATCGATGTTTAGGAAAGTAGCCATTACATATTTGGAATTGAATGTACCGCTAACAGAGGTGGATAGCGCTGAGTTTGCGCTCGAAACCACGCATTCGGATctaaaatagtgtttagtttcgCATTAGTCCATGGACATATTTAGAAAAAAGTGGTGTCATTTGATAGTTTACTTAATTActacaaaaattaaatacatgagATTGTAATGAgctgtaaataattaaaatatgggATGTTTCAGAACAATAGTACAAGTGCCTAAAAGCGAAGGCCGAAGACAAAGCTGTATTATGAATTTAGTGCTCAAACACGGAACAGagtacaatagggttgt harbors:
- the LOC133516256 gene encoding uncharacterized protein LOC133516256; the protein is MDILIIKLIRFPFSELFAVLFACCQSFTPLSKELSQCSKSSHKMGRGGGVPPSRPPSQAAYFVALAGVALLLLMLCCYFLYFCIKKINELSEHESLCGAPASRAQPTPARNDAYPVQPVVRDSATAMAKLCKELPSGGGRGTVFPAATSPAALLADTGAGGARAGSLASGSDGATLSDDTATTGTSMESPPPAIAPVPDR